cattttttagccAGGAACAAAAGAATTATCAACAGAGATTTGGTGTCCGTGTCCAAAAAATTGTCTGGAGCAACATGGTtaagtaaaaagaaagaaggagtcaGCGAGAGCTGTTTACCAATGACCTCCTGGATTACAGAAAATCTGGatgtggtcacatgaccaaaacaaatGGATAAATGTACCTTTGTGTGTCTTACATTTATAACGGAGGTTGGAAGTGTCATTTTCTGGAGGCTTTACTCATTTTCAATGTCAAGAATGGATGAAGTATAAAGTTCCAGCTGAACAGTCACTaatgagacaaaaataaataaaaagcaaactGTGAGACTTATGGGCACTTGACCTAATATAATGGGCCGTTTAAGCTTAGATTACGTGTTTTACTCCTCACTCCTGTCAGGTGTCCAAGGTTATATGCAAATATTACTATATTGGGGTCAGCTCATCACTGGATGATTTTGGTGTCTCTACATCACTGCTGGTGGTGTGGGGTCTGCATGTTCCCACCACGCCTGTGTGGGCCCTCCCCAGGTAACTTTTCCCTGAgttcagggggaaaaaaaggatgtCAGTTTGATTAGTGATTATAAAATTGACCACAGGGGTGAGTGTGAACTTGCAAGGTAGTTTGTCTCAGTGGTCTTGTGACGGACTggcatcatttccaggaagtGATACTGGctggcttctttctttcctccacaTCTCATTTGATGGCAGctgtgtcagtggttgacatttcccccagtttgtttctgttttgccccgcctgtgtccaatctgccctgattgtctgcacctgtgtctcgttatcccctgtgaatatctggtcttgtcattcccttgctccttgtggttccgtactgtgttttcctccatgtgtcctgccaagtttttcctccagttgttttttatccctgtttctgtgttattgatcctgctaagcagcgctttggtttttggtccctgccttttttgtggaataaaccctttttttgttgaactcctgcctctcgctctcctgcatctgggtcctcgcCACACCAGTCGTGACAAGCGTTGACAGACTCCACCATGACAACCCtgaacaaaataatatataaaaagtGGAGGAAAGGCCATTGCCATGTATCATGGCTCTCTTGATGTGAGagtaaatcaaattaaaatcaaACAGGTGGGGTACAGTGCCATGGATGGGTGCATGGACTCCAGCCCTCCCAAGGCTGAGCAAGGCTCCGACATCATGACCCAAGTCCTTGGTCTGTTTCTGAATTCTGTAGCTTAACTTGAAGAAAGATCCAGACCAGTGGCAGAGGCCAGCTTTACCTGCTGCTTCAGACTGTACCCCAACAGCTGAGCATCACCTGACCTACCTCCATTTTTACTgcgaaacataaaaaaattgaGCAATGACAACAAAAGCACAGAAACCTGGACCTTTAGCACTATAGTGCAGTTTCTTTCTGCAGGTGGAGCAGTTGATGGAACAAGGGACCAGGACTCGAACCACGGCTGCCACTCACATGAATGCCAACAGCAGCCGCTCACACATGCTCATTATCCTGCAGCTCAAACAGGTAACAGGCTTCATTTATAAAATAGACATTTACTTACATGACTTACATCCCTACTTAATTGTGTATGATATTCACAAACTATTCTAATTGTTTGGAAAACTGTAGGAGTTAAACAGACTCAAAATAATACAGTTTTGTACGAGGCACGGCCTACTACAATGTAAAGTAGTGCACAAGGTTCACTACACTAATATCTCAAATCTATCCCAATGCAACTGACTCCTGTAATAGGTGCAAACAATCCCCCACTGACCATTCTCATATTTTCTGGTCCCGTCCCAGTCTTGCCACATTCTGGTAGGAAATCTTTAAAACTCTTAGCACAGCATATAACACAACCATCTCTCTTGAACCTCTCGTAGCCTTGTTTGGGCCCCCCTACAGCCTTTTACTTCTAGATTTATACAGAATGTCCTTGCCTTTACCACCCTGTTAGCCAGGCGTCTTATACTCCTTAAATGGAAACATTCTCACTCTGCATCTCATAGTAGGTGGGTGGAAGAAGTTTTACTGGTCATGAGTCTTGAAAAGCTTAGATTTTCCCTGAATGCCTCCTCCCATTCATTTGAAAGGACCTGGAGACCTCTGCTAAGTCATATTGAGTTTTTGACATCTCTGTGTTGGTGTGGTGACTGAGCCCCCCTTCCCcccatctattttattttattaaaggagcatgaggcaggattgaggcaggatttatgaaaaaaatgcgtatatgttttaagttttctagtaataatgtcagatgaagcgttcctaaccaaaaagaatgagccctctagtgtatctctccgttgccttgaacaggctgtgtgctgcaaaatgtgctgcaattccgacccgaatttcccacgctgggctgcggtcaaatgacgctgcatgcacgttctcccgtgccggcttcgttggctgcagtaaccccgacggtcgtcttggcgctaatgagtctcatttcttattcttgcctcaagcttcTTTAATTaattcccctttttttccttattattattatttatgtattttttttcgttttctttatacttggttgttttttttgtctatgGGTCTGTTGTGAGTTctggggtggggatgggaaTGTGGGAGGGATATAAAAAGATGGGgaaaatggaaggatggaagaactGTATTCCCTGTTATATTGCTGTACTACTGTTGTATCTTGTGAAAAACattccttaaaaaaaatacagttttgaAACTAGTGTGGGATTAAAATTGATGATTGCTGATTATGATTGCATATGCGTCTAGATGAAAAGTTCATAAAGGTTTATTAAATGACTGAAACGTGTGGGCAGATCTTCTCTAAAGAGAGCATCACTAAGCAGTCCAACATCAACCTGGTGGACTTGGCCGGCAGCGAGCGTCAGCGCTCATCGGGATCCGAAGCTGACAGACTGAAAGAGGGCACAGCCATCAACCTGAGCCTCACCACCCTGGGCAACGTCATCAGGTTAGCTCGACACTTTCTTTTCCTAGGTGTCCATTAGTTAGTCTGATTCAGTCTGTTTTCCTTCACTCCGTCTGCTTCTCCCCTCCAGTTCCCTGGCTGACATGGCAGTGGGGAAGAAGGTCGTCCACATTCCTTACAGAGACTCGGTTCTCACCAAGTTGCTGCAGTCGGCACTGGGAGGCAACAGTCGCACTGTTATGGTGACGCTTTTTaggaactacaggactgtctcagaaaattagaaaattgtgataaagtcctttattttctctaatgcaaaaatgttatacattctggattcattacaaatcaactaaatattgcaagctttttattattttaatattgttgatcatggtttacagcttaagaaaactcaaatatcctatctcaaaaaatttgaataatctgggaatcttaatcttaaactgtaagccataatcagcaatattaaaataataaaaggcttgcaatatttcagttgatttgtaatgaatccagattgtatgacatttttgtttttttaattgcattacagaaaaaaaagaactttatcagaatattctaattttctgagacagtcctgtagtgctGCACAAAGTTAACTCGACAGAAATCTTTGGTTTTATAAAGTTACTGAAGTTTTTCTATTCATTTCAAGATAGCCACCCTGAGCCCTGCTGATATCTGCTATGAGGAGTCTCTCTCCACTTTGCGCTATGCTGAGAGGTACAGTAAATCATTTACACTGCATAAAACATTGTTTGTTTGGTTCTCCCTCATGTCTTCTGTTTTGGTTAAACCTTATCTGTCTGTGACCTCCACTTCTTCAGGGCGAAGCGGATCCAGAACCGGGCAGTGGTGAACGAGAGCCCCACTGAACGCATCGTTAAAGAGCTCAGGGCCGAGAACGCCAGACTCCTGCAGAGACTGTGCCGAATGGGCCACGAAGGACGCAGGGCCAGCGACGAGACCAGTAAGAAACCCAGTTTGAACCCAGCAGAACGGGATGCAGGATGGAACAGGTGAGGGTGAGGAAGGCcatcatgtgtgtttgtgttcagagGAGCTTCGTCAGCTGCTGACCCACAACGAACTCCAGATCAGAGCCATCCAGACTCTGTGGGAACAACACCTGCAGGAGGCGCTGAAAGACTGGGAGCAGCAGTATGCCAACATCACGCAGGTATCAACGCGCACATGAGAGTTTCTGTTGAATCTTTCAGCTCTTTGCCTTCTTCTCCTCTACTGGTTTGGATCAAATCCCCATCCCTGTCTCGCTGTtaggagaggaggatgatgcaGTTGCATCCCTACATCCTGAACATCAACGAAGATGCTCAGCTCTCAGGGGTGGTGAAGCTTTTCATCCAGGAAGGTCAGTGTATCTACTTCAGCATCGAAAGTGCATAAATAGGAAGAATCTCTCCATCGCACAGTGTCTGGTGGAGTCTGTTTTCTTCAGTCTCCTCTTTGGCACAACATTTGACAGTTTTTTGTTCCTCCAGGCGAGTGGCACATTGGACTCTGTGACTCACTCCCAAGATCCATCTCCATTAAAGGCTTAGGGTGAGTTTTTTAATCGCATTGGACTCttttaacttgctgattcttttcgtcggacaagaatatttaagttttttttcaaatacctgacatgtttcggcgattacttccaccttcatcagagtcacaagaTGCCAATTTTTCAGTCACGCTTCCTTTTAACATCCGCTGATGAATTGGcgacacacacaccatcttgtgactctgatgaaggcggaagtaatcgccgaaacatgtcagttatttaaaaaaacctaaatattcttgtccaacgaaaataatcagcaagttaaaatgtaaagccatggacaaaatgaactttattaaatcattagaccaggggtcggcaacccgcggctctagagccgcatgcagctctttagcgccgcccttgtggctccctggagcttttaaaaaaatgtttgacctttttttcttctgtttttcactttttttcttcctttttcctttcctttttaatctcgacattttgacttttttctcgaaattttgacttttttcttgacattgacTTTTGTCTCGAGAtagtactttaacattaatcttgacatttcgacttttttttctcgtaattttgacttctctctcgacatttcgacttttttctcaacatttcgacttttttcacgaaattttgactatttcctcgacatttcgacttttttctcgaaatttcgacttttttctcgaagtgcataatgaataaaaaaaaatcttcccccagttctaactaatttagatacatgcagcatgtgttgccttcattctaaggcttatacaagacttttaattttttgcggctccagacatatttgttttttgtgtttttggtccaatacggctcttttaacattttgggttgccgacccctgcattaGACCATACTCGACTTCTATGAACATGATAATTATATTAACAGATAATATGATGTTACTGATTTGTGATGTATATGAGTCAGGATCCAAGAGCGTCATGCTGTGTTCAGCAATGAACAGCGGCGGGTAACACTGACTCCTCTGGCAGGGTCAAAGGTTATCGTCAATGGCAACGCCATCTCCCAAACAACTGAGCTGCAGCACCTGGTGGGTCTCTGACATGACGCTGTAACGTTGCACTTGAtatacagacacaaacacagcttTTATCTTTATGTTAGGATCGTCTGATTCTGGGTTCCAACTGCACCTACCTGTTCATTGGTTTTCCATCCGAGAGGGGCGGAGACGACTGGAGCCGCTACGATTATGATTATCTCCAGTCAGAACTTGCAGCTGCAGAGGGAATCCACCTAGGTGAGGGGGGGTATCGCTGGGTGGAAAAGAAAGGGGTGGATCTTTTGGAAGCATTCCTGTTGGATGTCATCCatctgcagaggtgtcaaaagtattcacattcattactcaggtagaagtatagatactagagtttaaaaatactcctgtagaagttgaagtatcaactcaagttttttactcaagtaaaagtataaaagtactggtttcaaaactatttaaagtataaaagtaaaagtaatgtaagggggaaaaaagccattaaggacaaaagccattgaaaatgaatgcatcttagtataatgcaaatatattaaagaaccatatatgtgtactattgagcattaacatgtgtttcagagagcaggagatatgatgactagttgcctataaataTTGTAATGGtggaaaaagtcaaacttcagaggcatgttatcatttatcctaacctttattggaatgtacatccaagtttagttgcaggaatctgagggaacggatgtaagaacaaaactggacaagaataTCTGAAataaccacaaccaaattcactctatccggatggcgcaatttaactggatattttttttttaaaggccgaaatgaaatagagtaacgaggctgtttttaaaatgtaaggagtaaaaagtacagataattgcgtgaaaatgtaaggagtaaaagtaaaaagtcgtctgaaaaataattactccagtgaagtatagataaccaaaatttctacttaagtaaggtaacgaagtatttgtactttgttacttgacacctctgtccatCTGTCTGCATTAAGGTGAAGCCAGCGCTGGATATAACCAGACGGATCCCAGCCTGCTGGCCGTCTTCTACGACTACATCAAACTGATGCCCATGGTGGTGGAGGCCAATCAGATGAGTCAAGAACTGAACAAGGTTCACTTTCATTCGCACATTTCATTGACATCTATGTACTGAAGGTTTTCATGTGTAAAGATTCAACAACAGCCATATTTGTGGGTAGTAAAGTTTCATGTTTCTGCAGTTATTGCCGATTGTGATTTCAGCGGGTGGAGTTTAAGCTGGAGATCAAGAACCTGGCTCTCTCAGACCCCAAAGGTCACGATCTGCAGAAGGAAATTGTTGTCAGAGTCACGTCTAAGGGAAATAAGCAGGTTGGTCTTTTGCTACACTTCCCCTGTTTCCTTTTATCCACATTATCGTATTACTGACAACGTTTTTACGTCTGACACTTTTTTTAGGTTTGGATGTGGTCCAAGGCCAAGTTTGTGAACCGCAAGTTTCTGATGGAGGAGGTCTACCAACAATACCAGGCTGAGCAAAGTGGAGACGACGTATGTtgacaaaaaacataaatcatctttttttatgtctctctctctctctctttctctctaacTAGCAATCCATATGCAAATATGATCTGAATTTGACATGAAAAAGCTcccttgtgctgctttaataatgTTTTACATAAGTAACTCCCTCTCATGTGTGACTTGTCTTTGCTGCTTGGGGTCAGGAGGGAGCGGCAGCGCCAAGCGTTGCTTTGCCCAGAGATAAAGACCCTTTCTGGGATCCAGTTGAGCCTCTGCTCCTCGGTAGCGCTCACCTCTGGCTCCAGTCTTTGGCCTTTCACATCCCTCTGGAAGAGCAGCTAGAGGTGCTCATATTAGGCTtataacaacacacacacactaggaatgggcgatattttaccgttcacgatataccgtccaaagaattccccacggtaggaatttgtcatctcgtggtaaaaacgataaattcccgttgatgatgtttttgtgtaaatctgatttatggttctgtgttaaatccacgcacaacgtacgtgaaggaagggaggaaggaaggaaggaaggaaggaaggaaggaaggaaggaaggaaggaaggaaggaaggaaggaaggaaggaaggaaggaaggaaggaaggaaggaaggaaggaaggaaggaaggaaggaaggaaggaaggaaggaaatgggccagaaagaaagaaagaaagaaagaaagaaagaaagaaagaaagaaagaaagaaagaaagaaagaaagaaagaaagaaagaaagaaatgagcctgaaagaaaaaaagaaagaaattagcctgaaagaaagaaagaaagatatgagcctgaaagaaagaaagaaagaaagaaagaaagaaagaaattagcctgaaagaaagaaagaaagaaagacagaaagaaagaaagaaatgagcctgaaagaaagaaagaaatgagcctgaaagaaagaaagatagatatgagcaagaaagaaagaaagaaagaaagaaagaaagaaagaaagaaagaaattagcctgaaagaaagaaagaaagaaagacagaaagaaagaaagaaatgagcctgaaagaaagaaagatagatatgagcaagaaagaaagaaagaaagaaagaaagaaagaaagaaagaaagaaagaaagaaagaaagaaagaaagaaagaaagaaagaaa
This genomic interval from Cololabis saira isolate AMF1-May2022 chromosome 2, fColSai1.1, whole genome shotgun sequence contains the following:
- the kif28 gene encoding kinesin-like protein KIF28P, producing MHGSDCVKVAVRVRPLNKRERDAGSHCIISMVSTSISIWDPRDSQNQRSFCFDYAYWSCSSFTRDHSGLYVPEEPGGRYADQDRVFQDLGEGILENAVQGYNATLLAYGQTGSGKSYSMMGYGPNKGLIPKLCDRLFHAIRENQENRPCQVFFSMLEIYNEQVVDLLSRGSRTPGGLRVREDQLRGFYVEGLRTIPCESAAQVEQLMEQGTRTRTTAATHMNANSSRSHMLIILQLKQIFSKESITKQSNINLVDLAGSERQRSSGSEADRLKEGTAINLSLTTLGNVISSLADMAVGKKVVHIPYRDSVLTKLLQSALGGNSRTVMIATLSPADICYEESLSTLRYAERAKRIQNRAVVNESPTERIVKELRAENARLLQRLCRMGHEGRRASDETKELRQLLTHNELQIRAIQTLWEQHLQEALKDWEQQYANITQERRMMQLHPYILNINEDAQLSGVVKLFIQEGEWHIGLCDSLPRSISIKGLGIQERHAVFSNEQRRVTLTPLAGSKVIVNGNAISQTTELQHLDRLILGSNCTYLFIGFPSERGGDDWSRYDYDYLQSELAAAEGIHLGEASAGYNQTDPSLLAVFYDYIKLMPMVVEANQMSQELNKRVEFKLEIKNLALSDPKGHDLQKEIVVRVTSKGNKQVWMWSKAKFVNRKFLMEEVYQQYQAEQSGDDVSAAPSVALPRDKDPFWDPVEPLLLGSAHLWLQSLAFHIPLEEQLEVLGSEGTEEAVLQAQLVPCTSTGLPLGEDDILIDPSEVLGRQLDFQLFLDQCYGVRWIREARNRGIQIGFRFYDCRQPLYTPAVWHNVNPLLDHRVHFASFHTSQRLLDYLQSSAVVLELWGLQDGCTHLRSSLEAVRMTAEGVFIIDETGPAEAAPVASAELGCSVRALQQDLEELKSVNASLRKENHSLREQLNTTRNGVEGGRGRPLRPSCDAEFARALKVFYHSMTSVRGQLQRLRRHRPSVRSDLLGLRLFVDEHNHLLRDFSEHLEQSVSALKQDVAAIVRRKRERSGVWS